From a single Raphanus sativus cultivar WK10039 chromosome 3, ASM80110v3, whole genome shotgun sequence genomic region:
- the LOC130509567 gene encoding calcium/calmodulin-regulated receptor-like kinase 1: MEGESFGLIVGISLGVVIGVLLAVSAFFCFRYHRKTSSQIVNSGGGSSRRSATLPIRENGANSCNIMSDSTLGPDSPVRSSSNNGRSGWLDGFSRRTSVISASGILEYSYRDLQKATCNFTSLIGQGAFGPVFKAQMSTGETVAVKVLATDSKQGEKEFQTEVMLLGRLHHRNLVNLVGYCAEKGQHMLIYVYMSKGSLASHLYSEKHEPLSWDLRVYIALDVARGLEYLHDGAVPPVIHRDIKSSNILLDQSMRARVADFGLSREEMVDKHAANIRGTFGYLDPEYISTRTFTKKSDVYGFGVLLFELIAARNPQQGLMEYVELAAMNGEEKVGWEEIVDSRLDGRFDLQEVNEVAAFAYKCISRAPRKRPNMRDVVQVLTRVIKVRHSRKRQKKSASPSPLAPTAESGGEQTGNRSVRSENHRRDNSLDSTLEEYC; the protein is encoded by the exons atgGAAGGAGAGTCATTTGGTTTGATCGTTGGTATCTCACTAGGCGTGGTGATTGGTGTGTTGTTAGCTGTTTCAGCGTTCTTCTGCTTTAGGTACCATAGAAAGACATCATCTCAGATTGTCAACAGTGGCGGTGGCTCGAGCAGAAGAAGTGCGACGCTTCCCATCAGAGAGAACGGTGCTAACTCTTGCAACATTATGTCTGACTCCACTCTTGGTCCTGATTCCCCTGTCAGATCCTCGAGCAACAACGGGAGGTCTGGTTGGCTTGATGGGTTTAGTAGGAGGACCAGTGTCATCTCTGCTTCTGGTATTTTGGAATACTCTTACAG GGATTTGCAGAAAGCGACGTGTAATTTCACGTCTTTGATAGGCCAAGGAGCGTTTGGACCTGTCTTCAAAGCTCAAATGTCCACCGGTGAGACCGTTGCTGTCAAAGTTCTCGCCACCGATTCTAAACAGGGCGAGAAAGAGTTTCAGACAGAG GTAATGTTATTGGGAAGGTTGCATCACCGTAACCTAGTGAACTTGGTCGGCTATTGTGCAGAGAAAGGACAACACATGCTTATTTATGTCTACATGAGTAAAGGAAGCTTGGCTTCTCACTTATACA GTGAAAAACATGAACCCCTGAGCTGGGATCTGAGAGTATATATTGCTTTAGACGTGGCACGCGGTCTAGAGTATCTTCACGATGGG GCTGTTCCTCCTGTAATCCacagagatatcaaatcttCCAACATTTTGTTAGACCAATCCATGCGAGCTCGG GTGGCAGACTTTGGTCTGTCTAGAGAAGAGATGGTAGACAAGCATGCTGCTAACATAAGAGGAACGTTTGGTTATCTCGATCCAGAGTACATCTCCACAAGAACATTCACCAAGAAAAGCGATGTTTATGGTTTCGGGGTTTTGCTTTTCGAGCTTATAGCTGCAAGAAACCCCCAACAAGGTCTAATGGAATACGTTGAgctg GCGGCGATGAATGGAGAGGAGAAGGTTGGGTGGGAAGAGATCGTGGACTCGAGATTAGATGGGAGATTTGATCTACAAGAAGTGAATGAAGTCGCGGCATTTGCTTATAAATGCATCTCTCGTGCACCGAGGAAACGTCCCAACATGAGGGACGTTGTGCAGGTTTTGACGCGTGTCATTAAGGTGAGACATTCGAGAAAACGTCAGAAGAAGTCTGCCTCGCCTTCTCCACTTGCTCCTACGGCGGAGTCTGGTGGTGAGCAGACTGGAAACAGATCAGTTCGGTCGGAAAATCATAGGAGAGATAACTCCTTGGACAGTACACTTGAAGAATATTGTTGA
- the LOC130509489 gene encoding ankyrin repeat-containing protein BDA1-like, translating into MDPRLLWVAQSGSVNALYSLIQKDPCILQNVDILPFMHTPLHEASSTGKIDLAMELMILKPSFAKKLNADGFTPLHLAVEHQQVELALELVKFDPSLVRTRGRGGMTPLHLVAESGDVDLLTEFLLACPECIRDANVNGETALHIAVINNRYEELKVLRGWMQRIRKSDASTTEIQVLNKRDREGNTALHLAAYKNNHQALKQLLKCMPLNRNIQNKSGMTALDALRVNGPHMNRETESTIQKSGGKSGMSLSRVKTTSLFLSKPVTFCEYCSTGMARYRSRMSDGTRNSLLVITALIITATYQTVAQPQDDKYEAAQPPGVYYGAQDYNYVDFDAVKTILKIVLLWGFNTMAFFLAIALTFILLPVGRTYTWWYIFIMGPLLCSYTILVYQDMTIFILMYLMIAFIFLIYLLVFYVKWKRTTRKKVPKPRIELISEGLGTMF; encoded by the exons ATGGATCCAAGATTGCTATGGGTTGCTCAATCGGGTAGCGTCAATGCTTTATATTCTCTTATTCAAAAGGACCCATGTATTCTTCAGAACGTCGATATTTTACCTTTCATGCACACACCTCTCCATGAAGCTTCATCAACTGGCAAGATAGATTTGGCGATGGAACTGATGATTCTAAAGCCATCTTTTGCCAAGAAGCTAAACGCAGATGGGTTTACTCCATTACATCTTGCCGTCGAACACCAACAAGTTGAATTAGCACTAGAGCTAGTCAAGTTTGATCCCAGTCTTGTTCGTACTCGTGGTAGAGGAG GTATGACGCCATTGCATCTTGTGGCAGAAAGTGGGGACGTGGATCTTCTTACAGAGTTTCTCTTGGCATGTCCTGAATGTATCAGAGATGCAAATGTAAATGGAGAAACAGCTTTACACATCGCGGTTATAAATAATAGATACGAAGAGCTCAAAGTTCTCAGAGGGTGGATGCAAAGAATTCGCAAAAGTGATGCTTCAACCACCGAGATTCAAGTGCTGAACAAGCGTGATCGTGAAGGCAACACGGCCTTGCACTTAGCGGCATATAAGAATAACCACCAGGCAT TAAAGCAGCTTTTAAAATGCATGCCACTGAACCGGAACATCCAGAACAAAAGTGGTATGACAGCCCTTGATGCCTTGCGAGTCAATGGACCACACATGAACAGAGAAACGGAGAGCACTATACAGAAATCGGGTGGTAAGAGTGGGATGTCTCTATCCAGGGTTAAGACAACGTCTCTTTTCCTAAGCAAACCTGTCACTTTCTGTGAATATTGCTCTACCGGAATGGCACGTTACAGGAGTCGCATGTCAGACGGAACAAGGAACTCTCTTCTTGTAATAACAGCCCTTATCATCACAGCTACTTATCAGACTGTGGCACAACCGCAAGATGACAAGTATGAGGCGGCACAACCGCCAGGAGTCTATTATGGGGCGCAAGATTACAATTATGTGGACTTTGATGCGgtaaaaacaatattaaagaTCGTGCTACTATGGGGATTCAATACCATGGCCTTTTTCTTGGCGATTGCCTTGACATTCATACTCTTACCAGTTGGCAGAACATATACTTGGTGGTATATCTTCATAATGGGGCCTCTCCTCTGTTCATATACAATTTTGGTGTACCAGGACATGACAATATTCATATTGATGTATCTGATGATTGCGTTCATATTTCTCATCTATCTACTTGTATTCTACGTGAAGTGGAAGCGGACTACGCGGAAGAAAGTACCAAAACCTAGAATCGAGCTGATTTCCGAAGGCTTAGGAACGATGTTCTAG
- the LOC130509618 gene encoding formin-like protein 5, whose translation MLGMIRGGGMCNQNWARLVLCWLVLISGFFLVITLEESPEKDETFLTQFMAPSTGHVDEQMVETLWAHRCWQDPDCVKETVALFNLCFPGSKDNNLELFGSTPSHLKQTLLVCIQKQGDLNAHNLKLLPSLLDNAPRRNLASSTHVSSPPHAKKSASSAKGKEDHQKTIIIAVVTTAVSTLLLAACLFLCCTKVCGKGSGSRINDERPLLSLSSNEYSLGSSNNYGGSGKGHQSFNENNSDNFVTLEERMSQDGMFNTTITSHGIPPLKAPPGRKSSKISWKPPSGRVEPLSHEPPKFLKASSSKKSSPASAASPPPPPMPSSGGPSRPPPPAPPPGPGGGPKPPPPPGPKGPRPPPPIGKKAPPASPGPASSGDDDAPKTKLKPFFWDKVQANPEQSMVWNDIRSGSFQFNEEMIESLFGYAAADKNKNDKKGGSGQAALPQFIQILEPKKGQNLSILLRALNATTEEVCDALLEGNELPVEFIQTLLKMAPTPEEELKLRLYSGEIAQLGTAERFLKAVVDIPFAFKRLEALLFMCTLYEEMAFVKESFQTLEVACQELRGSRLFLKLLEAVLKTGNRMNDGTFRGAAQAFKLDTLLKLADVKGTDGKTTLLHFVVQEIIRTEGRRAARTIRESQSFSSVKTEDLMAEETTEEMEENYRGLGLQKVSGLSSELEHVKKSANVDADSLTGTVLKMGHSLTKAREFVNSEMKSSEEESGFREALEDFIQNAEGGIMEILEEEKRIMALVKSTGDYFHGKAGKDEGLRLFVIVRDFLIILDKSCKEVREAKGKQVKMARKQGSTASSVASEIPRAPSLDPREKLFPAITERRVDQSSSDSD comes from the exons ATGCTTGGAATGATTCGAGGAGGAGGAATGTGTAATCAGAATTGGGCTCGTTTGGTTCTCTGCTGGTTGGTTTTGATCTCTGGGTTCTTCTTGGTGATTACCTTGGAAGAGAGTCCAGAGAAAGATGAGACTTTCCTTACCCAATTCATGGCTCCATCTACAGGGCATGTCGATGAACAAAtg GTAGAAACATTATGGGCACATCGTTGCTGGCAAGATCCAGATTGTGTGAAGGAAACTGTTGCATTATTCAACTTATGTTTCCCAGGATCAAAGGATAATAACTTGGAGCTATTTGGTTCCACCCCTTCCCATCTGAAACAAACTCTTCTTGTTTGTATCCAAAAACAAGGAGATCTGAATGCTCATAACCTCAAGCTCTTACCATCTCTCCTTGATAATGCTCCCAGGAGAAATCTAGCTTCTTCTACACATGTCTCTTCCCCTCCTCATGCTAAGAAAAGCGCTTCATCTGCAAAAGGAAAAGAGGACCATCAGAAGACAATCATCATCGCGGTTGTCACCACTGCTGTTTCCACCTTATTGCTAGCTGCGTGCCTCTTCTTGTGCTGTACTAAGGTTTGTGGAAAGGGTTCAGGAAGCAGGATCAATGATGAACGTCCTCTTCTTAGTTTAAGCAGTAACGAGTACTCTCTTG GCTCCTCTAACAACTATGGTGGTTCTGGCAAAGGTCATCAGTCTTTCAATGAAAACAACTCTGACAATTTTGTTACCTTAGAGGAAAGGATGTCCCAAGACGGAATGTTTAATACTACCATCACCAGTCATGGCATTCCACCGTTGAAGGCTCCACCTGGAAGGAAATCTTCTAAAATTTCATGGAAGCCTCCTTCTGGTAGAGTGGAGCCACTTTCACATGAACCACCCAAGTTTCTCAAGGCATCCTCTTCAAAAAAGTCTTCTCCTGCTTCTGCTGCTTCTCCACCGCCACCGCCCATGCCGTCTTCTGGCGGTCCTTCAAGACCACCTCCTCCAGCTCCTCCACCTGGTCCTGGTGGTGGTCCTAAgccacctcctcctcctggaCCAAAAGGACCACGTCCACCTCCACCGATTGGCAAGAAAGCTCCTCCAGCGTCTCCTGGGCCAGCGAGTTCAGGAGATGATGATGCTCCCAAAACAAAGCTGAAGCCGTTTTTCTGGGATAAAGTGCAAGCAAACCCTGAACAGTCTATGGTTTGGAATGATATAAGATCAGGATCTTTCCA GTTCAATGAGGAGATGATAGAGTCGTTATTTGGATATGCAGCTGCAGACAAGAACAAAAACGACAAGAAAGGAGGCTCCGGACAAGCTGCTTTACCTCAGTTTATTCAGATTCTTGAACCAAAGAAAGGACAGAACCTATCTATTCTCTTGCGTGCTTTGAACGCAACAACTGAAGAAGTGTGTGATGCACTTCTTGAAG GAAATGAGCTTCCTGTAGAATTCATTCAGACTCTATTAAAGATGGCACCAACACCAGAAGAAGAGCTAAAGCTCAGATTATACTCTGGCGAAATAGCTCAGCTGGGAACAGCTGAACGGTTCCTGAAAGCTGTAGTTGATATCCCTTTCGCTTTCAAACGTCTAGAGGCACTTCTCTTCATGTGTACACTCTATGAAGAGATGGCCTTTGTCAAAGAATCGTTTCAGACGCTAGAG GTTGCTTGTCAAGAACTTAGGGGAAGCAGGCTGTTCCTGAAGCTCCTAGAGGCGGTTCTCAAGACCGGAAACCGAATGAACGACGGCACATTCAGAGGCGCTGCTCAAGCCTTCAAGCTAGACACTCTCCTGAAGCTAGCAGACGTGAAGGGAACCGATGGGAAGACGACTCTCCTCCACTTCGTCGTCCAAGAGATCATAAGAACCGAAGGAAGGAGAGCCGCGCGCACCATCAGAGAGAGCCAGAGCTTCTCCAGCGTCAAAACAGAGGATCTAATGGCAGAGGAAACAACCGAGGAGATGGAAGAGAACTACCGCGGCCTCGGGCTTCAGAAAGTCTCTGGCCTCAGCAGCGAGCTCGAGCACGTGAAGAAGTCTGCGAACGTGGACGCTGATAGCTTGACAGGGACTGTCCTCAAGATGGGACACTCGCTGACCAAAGCTAGAGAGTTTGTGAACTCTGAGATGAAGAGCTCTGAGGAGGAGAGCGGGTTCCGTGAGGCGCTTGAGGATTTTATACAGAACGCTGAAGGAGGCATTATGGAGATTCTCGAGGAAGAGAAGAGGATCATGGCGTTGGTGAAGAGCACTGGGGACTACTTCCATGGGAAGGCAGGGAAGGATGAAGGGCTGCGTTTGTTTGTGATCGTGCGTGATTTCTTGATAATCTTAGATAAGTCTTGTAAAGAGGTGAGGGAGGCGAAAGGGAAGCAGGTGAAGATGGCGAGGAAACAGGGTTCAACGGCTTCGTCAGTAGCTTCTGAGATTCCGAGAGCGCCTTCGTTAGATCCTAGAGAGAAGCTGTTTCCTGCTATTACGGAGAGGCGTGTGGATCAGTCTAGTTCAGATTCAGACTAA
- the LOC108845786 gene encoding transcription factor ILR3-like: protein MELGVILEPGHPPKTDKAAILVDAVRMVTQLRGEAKKLKDTNSNLQDKIKDLKTVKNELRDEKQRLKTEKEKLEQHLKAMNAPPQPSFFPSPPPMMPKTAFASSPHGQAPGNKMVPFISYTGVAMWQFMPPASVDTSQDHVLRPPVA from the exons ATGGAATTGGGTGTAATTTTGGAACCTGGACATCCTCCCAAAACAGACAAGGCTGCAATCTTGGTCGATGCTGTCCGCATGGTGACACAGCTACGCGGCGAGGCAAAGAAGTTGAAGGACACTAATTCAAATCTTCAAGACAAAATCAAAGACTTAAAG ACCGTGAAGAACGAGCTGCGAGATGAGAAGCAGAGACTAAAGACAGAGAAAGAGAAGCTGGAGCAACATCTGAAAGCCATGAATGCTCCTCCTCAACCAAGCTTTTTCCCATCCCCACCACCTATGATGCCAAAAACTGCTTTTGCTTCTTCTCCGCATGGCCAAGCTCCTGGAAACAAGATGGTGCCATTCATCAGTTACACTGGAGTTGCCATGTGGCAGTTCATGCCTCCTGCTTCTGTCGATACTTCTCAGGATCATGTCCTTCGTCCACCTGTTGCTTAA